The proteins below come from a single Panulirus ornatus isolate Po-2019 chromosome 50, ASM3632096v1, whole genome shotgun sequence genomic window:
- the LOC139764505 gene encoding diphthine methyltransferase, giving the protein MDCEVKCLFSWDTQFSADSAEFCPVESYQDYLAVGTYQLADPEQTAETHGQDFHGTAAEGVKSSLETSDIPKIRLGRLYLMRMTEEKDLVLVQQIDMPAILDMKWCHHKIHGNPALAITNASGQLLLYKLETITNVKVKLEFWCKYEIDEKDTLALSLDWSTGKAENESPLVVISDSKGKINLLCLSYQEINLRERFLAHEFEAWITAFDYWNPNIIYTGGDDCKFRGFDARDSPASPMFTNKIHNAGVTSIHSNANSEYLLASGSYDETVNLWDTRKLKLPYSSVKLGGGIWRLKWEPQGRNLLLAACMHNGYHVTDNSTSEMHIVASFMEHKSLAYGVDWWSGANDSTSVIASASFYDNLLCLWEFTTK; this is encoded by the coding sequence ATGGATTGTGAAGTAAAGTGTTTGTTCTCCTGGGATACGCAGTTCAGTGCTGACTCTGCTGAATTTTGTCCTGTTGAATCATATCAAGACTATCTGGCAGTGGGCACTTATCAGCTAGCAGACCCAGAACAAACAGCAGAGACACATGGCCAAGATTTTCATGGGACTGCAGCTGAGGGAGTGAAGTCAAGTTTGGAGACCAGTGATATACCAAAAATAAGACTTGGTCGCTTGTATCTGATGAGGATGACTGAAGAGAAGGATCTTGTGTTAGTACAACAAATTGATATGCCAGCTATTTTGGATATGAAGTGGTGTCATCACAAGATACATGGGAATCCAGCTCTTGCCATTACTAATGCTTCTGGGCAATTACTTTTGTACAAATTAGAAACAATTACTAATGTAAAAGTAAAATTAGAATTTTGGTGCAAGTATGAAATAGATGAGAAAGACACCCTGGCTTTGTCACTTGATTGGTCAACTGGGAAAGCTGAAAATGAAAGTCCATTGGTTGTAATAAGTGATTccaaaggaaaaataaatcttTTGTGTCTTAGTTATCAAGAAATAAACTTAAGAGAAAGGTTTCTAGCTCATGAATTTGAAGCGTGGATCACAGCTTTTGATTACTGGAATCCAAACATCATATATACTGGAGGTGATGATTGTAAGTTTCGGGGATTTGATGCAAGAGATAGTCCAGCCAGCCCTATGTTCACAAACAAGATACACAATGCGGGAGTGACAAGCATCCATAGTAATGCAAACTCTGAATACCTTTTGGCAAGTGGCAGCTATGATGAAACTGTTAATTTGTGGGACACAAGAAAGTTGAAATTACCATACTCATCTGTAAAGCTTGGTGGTGGGATATGGCGTTTAAAATGGGAGCCACAGGGGAGAAACCTGTTGCTAGCAGCTTGTATGCACAATGGTTACCATGTTACAGATAATTCCACTTCTGAAATGCATATAGTAGCATCTTTCATGGAGCACAAAAGCCTAGCATATGGGGTGGACTGGTGGTCAGGTGCCAATGATTCAACAAGTGTCATTGCTTCTGCATCCTTTTACGACAATTTACTCTGTCTGTGGGAGTTTACAACAAAGTAA